One stretch of Trifolium pratense cultivar HEN17-A07 unplaced genomic scaffold, ARS_RC_1.1 scaffold_88, whole genome shotgun sequence DNA includes these proteins:
- the LOC123901960 gene encoding uncharacterized protein LOC123901960, whose product MPSTRTSEESLEQPIPEIERYIHLQRRIRELQKQFNLIPMAQRERPLKDYAVPSEEEPHSSIAPPNIEARNFELKPALLQIVQQNQFSGSPTEDPNLHLSVFVQYADTIKANGVEPEAIRLRLFPFSLRDRARAWLQALPTNSITTWNELKKQFLARYFPPSKTAMLRAQINGFRQKDGESLFEAWERYKDMMRLCPHHGLEQWLIIHTFYNGLLYNTRLTIDAAAGGALMDKPYQEATQLIENMAQNHYQWGSERAAIEKSQTKGGMYEVSGIDHVNAKIEALSQKIESLTLSPAATIAAVQPNCELCGIPGHITSECQLLVGLDRANYVQGNSNSNTYNPGWKNHPSLSYKKNDALFAPSTPPGFQNQIGAPVAPVAPQKSNFELMMENFVLAQTQQNKEFMNQNIHTNELIKQLANKIDSISTHNKVLETQISQVAQQQAATAAPAGTLLGQPQPNPKGHVNAITLRSGRELEDPVAKRVRARDLEKNVEKDSESVTDKDTEREPIAVKDRQTPKAKEVIESDQEKPYVPPPPYKPPIPYPQRLAKSKNPGQFEKFIEMLKKLHIDIPFIEAITQIPSYAKFLKEILSNKRKMEDIGQVECNVISENKLAPKLEDPGNFSIPCVVGRYVIDKALCDLGASVSLMPLSICKRLGLGDLKPTKMSLQLADRSIKYPLGILENVPVRIGQLFIPTDFVIMDIREDIDIPILLGRPFLATAGAIINVKKGKLTFEVGDEKIEFILSQFMKGPTFKNSCCRLNIVEGHIDKSTFEQVPPDILKSHPVNDIFQNTKHKEGEDNENILGGFRDTHDQIFKECQMLAHGKIHTVEKKLPPPLTRKKAKGKAPIRWLDVFKWISKNVEYSVKDISLKEAPS is encoded by the coding sequence ATGCCCAGTACTCGTACCTCCGAGGAATCATTAGAACAACCTATCCCAGAAATAGAGCGTTATATTCATTTACAACGCCGAATCCGCGAActtcaaaaacaatttaacctCATACCGATGGCTCAACGCGAACGTCCTCTCAAGGACTATGCCGTTCCCTCCGAAGAGGAACCTCATTCGAGTATCGCGCCCCCTAACATCGAAGCAAGAAACTTCGAATTGAAACCCGCGTTGTTGCAAATCGTGCAACAAAACCAATTCTCTGGTTCGCCCACGGAGGATCCGAACCTCCACCTCTCGGTGTTTGTGCAGTACGCAGACACGATAAAAGCCAATGGTGTCGAACCCGAAGCAATACGACTTCGTCTTTTCCCGTTCTCTTTAAGAGACAGAGCTAGAGCTTGGCTTCAAGCTTTACCTACAAACTCCATCACTACATGGAACGAATTGAAGAAGCAATTCTTGGCCAGATATTTCCCGCCAAGCAAGACAGCTATGTTGAGAGCCCAAATCAACGGATTTAGGCAAAAAGATGGAGAATCACTCTTCGAAGCTTGGGAAAGATACAAGGATATGATGAGACTCTGTCCACACCACGGTTTAGAACAATGGCTTATAATCCATACCTTCTATAATGGGCTTCTATATAACACTAGACTCACCATAGATGCGGCCGCCGGTGGCGCGCTAATGGATAAACCTTACCAAGAAGCCACCCAACTTATAGAAAACATGGCCCAAAACCATTATCAATGGGGAAGCGAACGCGCTGCCATAGAAAAATCCCAAACGAAAGGCGGTATGTACGAAGTAAGCGGCATAGACCATGTCAATGCCAAAATAGAAGCCCTTTCTCAAAAGATAGAGAGTTTAACTCTATCTCCCGCCGCTACCATAGCCGCGGTACAACCGAACTGCGAACTATGTGGAATTCCCGGACACATAACCTCTGAATGTCAATTACTGGTCGGACTCGACCGAGCAAATTATGTGCAAGGAAACTCGAACTCCAACACGTACAACCCTGGGTGGAAAAATCATCCAAGCCTCTCCTATAAGAAAAATGATGCTTTATTTGCGCCTAGCACTCCACCAGGCTTCCAAAACCAAATAGGAGCCCCTGTTGCTCCGGTTGCCCCTCAAAAGTCAAACTTTGAACTTATGATGGAGAATTTTGTCCTAGCTCAGACTCAACAAAATAAGGAATTCATGAACCAAAATATTCACACTAATGAGTTGATTAAGCAGTTAGCTAACAAAATCGATTCCATTTCCACTCATAATAAGGTGCTAGAAACTCAAATTTCTCAAGTGGCTCAACAACAGGCAGCTACAGCTGCCCCAGCCGGAACACTACTCGGCCAACCGCAACCAAATCCCAAGGGCCACGTTAACGCTATAACGCTGCGAAGCGGAAGAGAGTTAGAAGATCCCGTTGCTAAAAGAGTTAGAGCGAGAGACTTAGAAAAAAATGTAGAGAAAGACTCAGAGAGTGTAACTGACAAGGACACTGAGAGAGAACCGATAGCAGTGAAGGATAGACAAACACCGAAGGCCAAAGAGGTGATTGAGAGTGATCAAGAAAAACCATATGTACCCCCTCCTCCTTACAAGCCTCCTATCCCATATCCTCAAAGACTTGCCAAATCTAAGAATCCGGGTCAGTTTGAGAAGTTTATCGAAATGCTCAAAAAGCTTCATATTGACATACCCTTTATTGAGGCTATAACCCAGATACCTTCCTATGCcaaattcttaaaagaaattctttcaaacaagcgaaagatggaagacattgGGCAAGTGGAATGCAATGTAATTAGTGAAAACAAGCTAGCCCCAAAACTCGAGGACCCAGGAAACTTTTCTATTCCTTGCGTTGTTGGTAGATATGTCATAGATAAAGCCCTTTGTGATCTAGGAGCAAGTGTAAGTTTGATGCCTCTATCTATCTGCAAGAGACTCGGACTTGGAGACTTAAAACCTACTAAGATGTCCTTACAGTTGGCTGACAGATCTATCAAATACCCATTAGGAATACTGGAAAATGTTCCAGTAAGGATCGGCCAACTGTTTATCCCTACTGATTTTGTGATCATGGACATCAGGGAAGACATTGATATTCCAATTCTGTTAGGTAGACCTTTCTTAGCTACTGCGGGCGCTATAATAAATGTAAAGAAAGGGAAGCTTACCTTTGAGGTTGGGGATGAGAAAATCGAGTTCATACTGTCTCAATTCATGAAAGGTCCCACCTTTAAGAACTCTTGTTGTAGACTCAACATAGTTGAAGGACATATCGATAAAAGCACCTTTGAACAAGTCCCTCCCGACATACTAAAATCCCACCCAGTAAATGATATCTTCCAGAATACGAAACACAAAGAGGGTGAGGATAATGAGAATATACTAGGTGGATTTCGTGATACTCATGACCAGATTTTTAAAGAATGCCAAATGCTGGCACATGGGAAGATTCACACAGTGGAGAAGAAACTCCCACCTCCTCTCACCAGAAAGAAAGCAAAAGGGAAAGCACCTATTAGATGGTTGGATGTGTTCAAATGGATCTCTAAGAATGTTGAGTACAGTGTTAAGGATATCAGTCTGAAAGAGGCGCCCTCTTGA